From Scatophagus argus isolate fScaArg1 chromosome 10, fScaArg1.pri, whole genome shotgun sequence, a single genomic window includes:
- the shld2 gene encoding shieldin complex subunit 2 → MCERPKIHIFLGAPPFSGPAGVKGEEHPPGDWRHLELTWQDGHLRPATENDRTSREKTEADVSLQSQDDETNADQDDSSSTAERTTEASRGLEERAGSGCDKDLSSAGQRHAEGFLSRVGESDGEEDGQCSASVHEYLDSCFPAVQTEPERPEHPGCSGHQPSAAAHPLSARTQYLTTWALSQALLLRGKRGIQSATSPEKTPPPHTHTSPPISSSTPELFSPGTPSPGGSAELFSQPSPTPRVEEGGVVMEATADGVLCSQEAQQQESTAAQASSSKSPELKKARISENLRTEAPVVQLVSTDAAAKLRAPTTLLSRCDKRGVRYSVLVAVVHPCHLKEVKVKSGMTAGNFIPLASIVVTDQSGVEMKVVLWRRAAFWTLTVGPGDILLITGLQVNEDRWRGETVLQSTFSSKLLNLGQITASTSPPAPQHVNARSLSSLCGFLRERSPLLVSLSLRPPQELNRLPYATLRSLRVNTLVHALLRVTHTHISSGWRSEADSRCRSAVQLKAVLTVEQPNGQQGTLVLWGAAVDWRPRFSRDRAAVWDFHVLLVREGLTRDLPELHSTPWSSVQPLDPASLRAQDFLRSRTFETGNHSSLELDLDTLLSQKYSGEVELRVQINSFHFQDSLPSQNAPQPVLDSSTPLDGILTVLSGDITYVGCSRCSAELDTDANGIYGPCYPCLPHTAVRHYYRPGVLTVSGRGSSQVCIQVPPVPLQQILEAPPDKLHRSSAPGSEVKHIQVAAERIQELLSLPRKVFIITIRSHFLRDENSIPIDQDFTLLDFQLPS, encoded by the exons ATGTGTGAGCGGCCAAAGATCCACATCTTCCTGGGGGCTCCTCCCTTCTCAGGCCCAGCTGGTGTGAAGGGAGAGGAGCATCCCCCTGGCGACTGGAGACACCTGGAGCTCACCTGGCAGGACGGACATCTGAGGCCGGCAACAG AGAACGACAGAACCAGCAGGGAGAAGACAGAAGCTGATGTGAGTTTGCAAAGCCAGGACGATGAAACAAACGCTGATCAGGATGACTCGTCCTCCACAGCTGAGCGGACCACAGAGGCGTCACGAGGACTGGAAGAACGAGCAGGATCAGGTTGCGACAAAGACCTCAGCTCAGCCGGTCAGAGACATGCAGAAGGGTTTCTGAGCCGAGTCGGAGAATCAGATGGTGAAGAGGACGGTCAGTGTTCAGCTTCAGTTCATGAGTATCTGGACAGCTGTTTCCCTGCAGTTCAGACAGAACCAGAAAGACCAGAACATCCAGGATGCTCTGGACACCAGCCATCAGCAGCCGCACATCCCCTCTCTGCCCGCACTCAGTACCTCACCACCTGGGCTCTGAGTCAGGCATTACTCCTGAGAGGTAAACGTGGCATCCAATCAGCAACTAGCCCAGAAAAGACCCCGCCTCCTCACACCCACACGTCACCACCCATCTCCTCCAGCACCCCGGAGCTCTTCAGCCCTGGAACCCCTTCTCCTGGAGGCTCTGCAGAGCTCTTCAGCCAGCCCAGCCCAACGCCAAGGGTGGAGGAGGGCGGTGTCGTCATGGAGGCCACTGCTGACGGGGTCCTCTGCTCTCAGGAGGCCCAGCAACAGGAGTCCACAGCTGCCCAGGCCTCCTCCTCCAAATCCCCTGAACTCAAGAAAGCTCGAATCTCAGAAAACCTGAGGACTGAAGCGCCTGTGGTGCAGTTGGTCAGCACAGACGCAGCTGCTAAGCTCCGAGCTCCCACCACACTTCTAAGTCGGTGTGACAAACGAGGGGTTCGGTACTCGGTTCTGGTGGCGGTGGTTCACCCCTGTCACTTGAAGGAGGTCAAG GTGAAGTCCGGGATGACGGCGGGGAACTTCATTCCTCTAGCGTCCATTGTGGTAACGGACCAATCAGGTGTAGAGATGAAGGTGGTGCTGTGGCGGCGAGCAGCGTTCTGGACTTTGACAGTTGGTCCCGGAGACATTCTGCTCATCACAG GACTGCAGGTGAATGAAGacaggtggagaggagagacggtGCTGCAGTCGACCTTCAGCAGCAAACTGCTCAACCTGGGACAGATCACTGCCTCCACCTCACCACCAG ctcctcaGCATGTTAATGCTCGCTCTCTCAGCTCCCTGTGTGGATTTCTGCGGGAGCGCAGCCCCCTGCTGGTGTCTTTGAGCCTCCGCCCCCCTCAGGAGCTGAATCGCCTCCCCTACGCCACCCTGAGGTCGCTGAGGGTGAACACACTGGTTCACGCCCTGCTgcgtgtcacacacacacacatcagttcaG GGTGGCGCAGTGAGGCGGACTCTCGGTGCAGGTCAGCTGTTCAGCTGAAGGCCGTCCTGACTGTGGAGCAGCCAAACGGTCAGCAGGGGACGCTGGTGCTGTGGGGGGCAGCTGTGGACTGGCGGCCTCGCTTCAGTCGAGACAGAG CGGCTGTCTGGGACTTTCACGTCCTCCTGGTGAGGGAGGGTTTGACCAGGGACCTCCCGGAGCTGCACTCCACCCCCTGGAGCTCCGTCCAGCCTCTGGATCCAGCTAGCCTCCGAGCGCAGGACTTCCTCCGATCACGAACCTTTGAGACAGGAAACCACAGCAGTTTAGAGCTGGACCTCGACACGCTGCTGTCCCAGAAATACAGCG gtgaGGTGGAGCTCAGAGTCCAGATCAACAGCTTCCACTTCCAGGACTCTCTGCCTTCGCAGAATGCACCGCAGCCGGTCCTGGACAGCTCCACGCCGCTGGACGGTATTCTGACGGTGCTGAGTGGCGACATCACATACGTCGGCTGCAGTCGCTGCTCTGCCGAGCTCGATACTGATGCCAACGGTATCTATGGCCCCTGTTACCCATGCCTGCCCCACACCGCTGTACGCCACTACTACAG GCCAGGTGTGCTGACAGTGAGTGGGCGGGGCAGCAGTCAGGTGTGTATTCAGGTCCCTCCTGTCCCACTGCAGCAGATCCTCGAAGCTCCACCTGATAAACTCCACAGGAGCTCAG CTCCAGGTTCAGAGGTGAAGCACATccaggtggcagcagagaggatCCAGGAACTCCTCTCCCTCCCAAGAAAAgtcttcatcatcaccatccGGAGCCACTTCCTGCGTGATGAAAACAGCATCCCTATCGATCAGGACTTCACACTGCTGGACTTTCAGCTCCCCAGCTGA